In one window of Zingiber officinale cultivar Zhangliang chromosome 11A, Zo_v1.1, whole genome shotgun sequence DNA:
- the LOC122032541 gene encoding protein PIN-LIKES 6-like: MSDWMVMQIIGILWYIVGKLKLKQIFQPPIIASALAIIIGAIPFLKNFILTDDASLFFFTDSCLILGEAMIPCILLALGGNLVDGSGPGSKRLGLRTTAAIIFGRLVLVPPTGLGIITIADKLGLFPRGDKMFKFVLLLQHTMPERYVQHLCHHHLYAIYSGEMT; this comes from the exons ATGTCGGATTGGATGGTTATGCAGATAATTGGCATCCTATGGTATATTGTTGGAAAGCTGAAGCTAAAGCAAATTTTTCAGCCTCCCATTATTGCCTCA GCTTTGGCTATCATCATTGGCGCTATACCATTTTTGAAGAACTTCATCTTGACTGATGATGCCTCGTTATTCTTCTTCACTGACAGCTGCCTTATTCTTGG GGAAGCGATGATCCCATGTATTTTGCTTGCTCTGGGTGGAAATCTTGTGGATG GCTCTGGCCCAGGCAGTAAAAGACTTGGTTTACGAACAACTGCTGCTATCATATTTGGAAGATTGGTTTTGGTTCCTCCTACAGGACTTGGAATAATCACCATTGCTGAcaagcttggactttttcccaggGGCGACAAAATGTTCAAATTTGTCCTGCTGCTGCAGCACACTATGCCAGAAAGATATGTACAACATCTTtgtcatcatcatctttatgcCATTTATTCTggggaaatgacttaa